TCTGCAGAGCAGTCCCCCTAAACTTGTCCATTTTCCATCTGACATGAACATGTTGATCTGTTTGTCGTATGATCCGAACACCTCGGGAGTTGTTTCCAAGatggggttggagatggtcaTGTCTGTTGCAGGCATGTCTCCCTTCCGAAGAGCTGTAACTAACCACCCAGGAAACGGCTTATCATGACTGGCGTGAGCCGAAGACTGCGAATTCTCTGAAAAGGTGTGGTATCCACCCATAGTCAGCCCTTTGCCCACCATTAGTCCGAATTCGTCCGTCAAAGATGTTCTGTATTTTTCCAGACGGTTTACCGACAACTTTGGTGATAACTTTGCCATAATCGCCCAAAACAGTCCACGAAAGCAGACTCAGCAGCTTGTCCTCGTCGATGTTGAGGTTCCAGAGGTTGCCATTGTTTTGAATGTCAGGAACCTGCGGATAGccaaagtacaagtacattatTTACTGCACCCAAAGTCCACGGTCCcccagaagcagaagacgTGTAACCGATAGACTGTAGTAGTCCCGTCGGAGTGGTTGAGTCCTGATTTCAATCATCAAAGGCCTTCACCACCCCGGCTGAAACAATCATCGATCTGCAGTCACCTCCTGAAAACCCCAGAGTCAAATTGGAGGTACGGTCTCTGTTGGACATGATTCCTCGACATCTAGATCTCCGCCACGTTTTGCAAGaatctcttctcttcaggGAAAGACTCGATTTCTGCAGCTTGGCAGCGATAAACGCGGTTTCTGAACTCGACATGttttctccttgtcgtggAAGCGTACCATTAGGACACTTGATCTTGTAGGGAGTATCTCCGGacagtattgtatgtactgcagCTAGTTGATATCGTACATGTGGTTTAGTTCTTCTGGGGACTCTGGGATAGTACCAGTGTGATATTCACGTAGCAAATAATAGCAcgtactcgcactcgcaCTGTACTCATACGAACCACCACTATACACTGCTCTAATCATAGCAATCTACCCTATGATCTTCACATTCGGTACGAACGATTAACACTGAGGGGTAATTCTCGAGAAAAACCACCAAATGATCCAAATGATCCAAATGAACCCGTTGGAGACGTCTTTCGCCCCCGTTTGACTGTCTTCACGTGTTGTATGTTGTAATGTGGATACCGTCTACAGTACTtcttgtatttgtacatCCACCCCTCCGTAATTCAAGTCAACCGGTAAATGAGCATCAATCTTCTCCGACAAGAACCTCGGCTCCGAGACTGCTGATTTGAAATCGGGTTTCAATCACTCCATTTGGTCATATTGCATCCAATGCCCGCTTCCCGGCTCGCAaacatctccatctgtttGGCGCTATGGACATAACCCCAAAGCCTAAATAGGAGAGTTTTGGGCCTGGTGCAGCTCTCAAGCAAAGGCGGTGGACCAAGCTGAGGGGAGTCCGAAGACTCGTGCGCTAGGGGAGGGGGTTTTGGGGAGATTGGGGGAGGAAATGAGGCAAAAAAGCGCCCTATCTCTCCAAATTACGTCCATTTCTCCCACTTTCCCGTTTTTCCGCCTTTTCCAGCTTCCCTTAGTCGACTCTGTTCCGCCCTTCTACACTCGCTCATGTCCCACTTTTTTCCTGTGCAGAATAACCGTTTTATGCGCAGTGGCGGCATTATTCGGGAGCAACCAGAGAAGGCAATAATGGGGCTGGAAGGAAACGGGAAACGGCAATTGGCTGGATTTTTGGTCCCGAATACAATTGCCTTTTTCAAAATGTCCAAAATTGCCTCCCACAGCGACTACACACTCCACATGGGCTGCCTTGCTGCCACTCGCTCTGTCAAAAACCTTGCGGCGTAGGCTTTATCGGCCTCCCCCACATTCACAGACAAAACCTTGAGTCCCACACAGTTGGGCCGAGGCAGCTGAACTCTGGGGTATACTTATACATACAGAGGCACATCGCAGTCTGTCACTCAGTCACGCAAAGACACtcacaaacaacaaacaacaaacaacaatATGCCTCTCGATTACTCCGCTTATGACCAGTTCAAGATCTCGTTCCCCGCCGAGTGGGTGGCGCTGGTCGAGACCAACCGACCCAAGTCTCTCAACTCGTACAACCTCAAGACGTGGGAGCAGTTTGGCCAGATTTTCATCCAGATGAGCGACGATAGCGACATCCGATGCATTGTGTTTGGCG
The Yarrowia lipolytica chromosome 1A, complete sequence genome window above contains:
- a CDS encoding uncharacterized protein (Compare to YALI0A07711g, no similarity); amino-acid sequence: MSSSETAFIAAKLQKSSLSLKRRDSCKTWRRSRCRGIMSNRDRTSNLTLGFSGGDCRSMIVSAGVVKAFDD